In Lycium ferocissimum isolate CSIRO_LF1 chromosome 7, AGI_CSIRO_Lferr_CH_V1, whole genome shotgun sequence, the sequence TGCTTCAGGTAAGGTTTCAAAgaaccctttttcattttttgctcGTTTGGTTGTATCTTCCTAACTCTCCTTGgcctatgttttttttttttttcaacagaCAAATCCAGAAATTGTGAAAAGATGGAGCAATGAGGTACAGGAAGCTGTGCAATCAAGGGCAGCTCTTGTTCAGTTCCATGCACTGGCCCTACTGCACCAGGTATGATATGTGCTTTATATTTAACCAATTTTTCTTTGGACTTTTATCTATATCATAAAATTTTCCTTGTTAACACAATCATATCGAGTAAGTCCTCATAATTAAAGTATTGAAGACCCCAAGGTCAGTTCAAGTGGCAAAGGTTGAGGGACTTGTTGGCTTAGGTTACAGATTCGAGCCCTGTGCCATGCAAACTAAGCTTGGTATCTAAGTGGAAAAGGGTAGAGGAGTGGACCCATTATCCACAGAGTTTCGAAGGCATTGGTCCTGAGGGTTGTTCCCAGATAGATTTTGTGGTCATTAGAAAAATTGAAGTATTGAAGCAGTACCAGTCCTCATATATCCGTAGTTGATGTCATGTTTCtaaatcttaaaatatttggtGGATTCCCTTTCATTCAATGCTCAGGTTTTAACATGCTTTTGATCTCTGGTTTCCTACCACCGCTTAAGTGTTGTGTTTTATTATATTCTACTATTCTTCAAAATCTCAGcagtatttttctttcatttagtttatttttggTTGGTTCTTACAATGTTTGAAGATAAAGTGGTAATAGTCTAATAGATCACATGACAGGTTATGTTTCCCTGTCTTGACATGTGCAAGGTTCATGTACCTGATATGATTCTTTTCCTGCATTTGCAGATTCGGCAAAATGACCGTTTAGCTGTTAGCAAGCTAGTTACAAGTTTGACAAAAGGGAGTGTCCGCTCGCCTCTAGCTCAATGCCTTTTGATTCGCTATACTAGTCAGGTGTCCTGTTTCCCCCCCTTCCCCTCCAGTTTTAGTTTTAACGTAATTATTTGATTGGGCTTTTGCCTACTGGAAACAAATcctaattttggatttttttatgGTGCATTGGATTAATATATGTTCAGGTTATAAGAGAATCTGGCATTAGTCAAACAGGAGAtcggccattctatgactattTAGAGAGTTGCCTTCGTCACAAAGCGGAAATGGTTATTTTTGAAGCAGCTAGGGCAATCACAGAGCTTAATGGTGTGACTACTCGAGAATTAACTCCTGCTATTACTGTTCTTCAGCTCTTTTTAAGCTCTTCTAAGCCAGTTCTTAGGTTTGCTGCTGTCCGCACTTTGAATAAGGTGATTCATTTTAGTATTTCATTTGTCTACTAGTTTATTATGAATGGTTAATTTGGTAACTGCGATTCATGAATAATTATTTAGCTGTTTAGTTGAATGATGCACATTAACCAATGCTTCCACATCCGGATACTCCTATGTCTGtttttctaaacaaatattagaACTTAAGTTTGTTGATTTTTATGCCACTAAAAAATAGTACTGATTGGTTAAAATATTAACCTTCTTAAACTTTGTAACTGAGAAAGCTTAATTTATTCAGCTGTTACCGTTCtcggaaaaaaagaagaagcttaTTATTCagaaaaaacaagaagagaTTAATCTATTATAGTACCAACTGCTTTGTGCTGAAGGCAGCACAAGTATTAATTTTTGAACCGTGTGTAGGTGGCAATGACACATCCTATGGCTGTGACGAATTGCAACATTGATATGGAGAGCCTGATTTCTGATCAAAACAGGAGTATTGCAACTCTGGCCATCACAACTCTACTCAAGACCGGGAATGAATCAAGTGTTGATCGTCTAATGAAGCAGATCACTAACTTCATGTCTGACATTGCTGATGAGTTTAAGATAGTGGTGGTGGAAGCCATTAGATCATTGTGTTTGAAGTTCCCCCTTAAGTACAGATCTTTGTGAGTATAATCATGGACTTCTGTTAGAAACCTGGATATTAGTATATGTCAATTTTTGGTTACTTCTTCACAATCACTTGACATggatattttatgtttttttaataaCAATAGGATGAATTTCTTGAGCAATATTTTGAGGGAAGAAGGTGGATTTGAGTACAAGAAGGCCATTGTTGATTCAATTGTGATCCTGATTAGAGATATCCCAGATGCTAAAGAAGGTGGCTTGCTCCACCTGTGTGAATTCATTGAGGACTGTGAATTTACATATCTTTCTACTCAGGTTAATTTCCTCTATTCTTGCTAATCATGGTTTTCTTTTCTATCTACATTATTTCATTGTATCTTTTGTTTCAGTTGGTTTATGAGGTGTTGTACTGATTTATTTCTCACCTCGATCTATCCATAGATACTACACTTTCTTGGAAATGAAGGACCTAAGACCTCTGACCCCAGTAAGTACATACGATACATATATAATCGGGTGATACTTGAAAATGCAACAGTTCGGGCGAGTGCGGTGAGCACCTTAGCGAAGTTTGGTGCCTTGGTTGATTCATTGAAGGTAGAATTGTTCTGGTTTCAGTTTGTGTCATTACCGAATGCTGCATCTTGACTTTAAAATTGTTTCTTTATTGTGCTGCAGCCTCGTATATTTGTGCTGTTGAAGCGTTGTCTGTTTGACAGTGATGATGAGGTTAGTCCTTAGATTTCATGCCTCTGGttatttttatgctttattgCTTTTTTAATGATTACTTTATCCTTTTCCGTTTCGTGTTTATCAGGAGAACCATTCTTTAATTTGCTTAATTTATGCCCCTATATATATGAGGAATCACGTGCTTTCCTAAAGTATTATTGTTTCCAAtccaaaaaaaaggaaggaagagAACGAACCAAACATTCCATAATTCCTGATATTCATTCATGGTGTTGGGATTGCAGACCTCTTTGGCATTTACTCATAAGAATTCCCTTTACCAACTAAAAATGGTTGAGGCTTCAGCCTGTCTTCTGACCCTCCCCCATATCTTTTCGTCATTCGTATGTAAACTAGAAAGGAAGTTCTCCTTGTTTTTTACAGTTTAACTATGTTTTCTATTCATTTGCAGCATGCAACTTGCATTTCATTTGTATTGCATGGACTTGTTTTTAGCAACCTACATATGTGAGAAATCATCTGAAATGAAATACGTATCTGATTATCTGCATCTCCTTGCTCATCAGAAACACAATGTTTTGTAGCTCTGGGCTCTGGTAAATGAATCAAATAGTTCTCTATTGTCTTCAATGATTGGATATGTGTTTTTATTtgtgttataattttttttacagtTAGCTCTTCTATAGGCTTCAACAATTGCAATATGTGTTTCTACTTGTGTTATAAGGGTGTTCGGATTGGCTTTTTAaaagtagcttataagctaaaaccAATAAGTTGGGAATACCCaacttttggcttatttttgtacttttttggCCTAAAACtaagtgcttaaaagcactttttatcTTTCCCAAACAccacaaaaaatagaaaagagctTAAAAGCCAGTaagcacttaaaataagccaatccaaacaccctcataatttttttttcagttaGCTTACCAATGTTGCAATCTTTTGGCAGGTTCGTGACCGTGCAACACTTTACTTGAATACCCTTGGTGGTGATGGTGCAGTTGTTGAAACTGATGAAGAGGTGAAGGAATTCCTTTTTGGTTCACTCGGTGTCCCTCTGACCAATCTGGAAACCAGTTTGAAGAATTATGTATGTGGCTTCTCTATATTGTGATCTCTAGTTCTCTTTGCatttcttttctcatttttttgctATAATGGTGGCAGGAGCCATCGGAGGAGCCATTTGATATTCATTCTGTACCCAAGGAAGTCAAATCTCAACCCTTGGCAGAGAAGAAAGCACCTGGTAAAAAGCCAACCGGTTTGGCCGCGCCACCTGTGGCCCCCACTTCCACTGTTGATGCATATGAAAGATTACTGTCCTCTATTCCAGAATTTTCCAGTTACGGGAAGCTTTTCAAGGTTCGTTGATTCATATTCATAAGTATTTATTTTGTATGGTGATTTCTTTTGTACTTGTTTGAgctaatcattttttttccccatGTATTATCAGTCATCTGCGCCAGTGGAGCTTACAGAAGCTGAAACAGAATATGCAGTTAATGTTGTCAAGCACATTTTCGACAGTCATATCGTGTTCCAGTACAACTGCACCAACACTATTCCTGAGCAATTGCTGGAAAATGTATTGAACTTTTCTTTGGAGGAGcttcttgcattttaatttgAGATAATCACCATTTTGAAGTGTTATTTGCCTGCTGCAGGTCAGTGTTATAGTAGATGCTTCTGAAGCTGAGGAATTTTCTGAAGTAGCATCCAAACCTCTCAAGTCCCTTCCATACGATACCCCAGGGCAGACATTTGTGGCCTTTGAGAGACCGGAAGGAGTCCCTGCTGTTGGGAAATTCTCAAACACGTTAAGGTTCATCGTTAAAGAGGTATACTTCTCCTGAATTATTTTGTGAACAGATCTGGATGGAGTCTCTGTCTATGACTTGAGAGATGACCATGTTGGGCTTTCGTTCCTTTTTTCTGTCTGGTTGTTTAGCTTTTCTGGTATTCATGTAACTTGTACGTATTGAGAACTCTTCTTTATATTGTCTATGAATAAAGAATCTTATATCTGGTATTTTAGTCCGGATATGGATTTTTGAGCTGTGATCACTCGTTAACAACTATACCAGCCATGTGAACTCTGTGGAGCATCTTGACTAAGTCATCTCCTTTCCGTAATAATAGCTGCATCCCGACAACAATCTTTTAGCTCAGTCTGTTCAAAATAATAGCTGCATCAGAAAAAAGTTGTGTTACTTACAGTCACcagtttaaaaaataagttgtgTTACTATTCAACTACAGTATTAAACTCCAGAACCAACAAAACTAAACAACATGAGTGAATGACTTCTTAACAATCCTTCCTAGCCCAACCtccaaaaggagaaaaaaaaacaaaaaaagaaacttcTGATTCTTTTCTTTCCGTTAGTATTCAACAGTTCTGTTCTGAAATGTAGCTCttttttaactttccaaatGTGTTTCTACAACATCTTTCCTAATGCAATGtgatgatatgctatgctattcGTTGGTGATTCACTAGGTTGATCCATCTACTGGCGAGGCTGAAGACGATGGTGTCGAAGACGAATACCAGCTAGAAGACCTTGAGGTTG encodes:
- the LOC132065003 gene encoding coatomer subunit gamma — its product is MAQPLVKKDDDRDDEMDYSPFMGIEKGAVLQEARVFNDPQLDARRCSQVITKLLYLLNQGETFAKVEATGVFFSVTKLFQSKDIGLRRMVYLIIKELSPSADEVIIVTSSLMKDMNSRTDMYRANAIRVLCRITDGTLLTQIERYLKQAIVDKNPVVASAALVSGIHLLQTNPEIVKRWSNEVQEAVQSRAALVQFHALALLHQIRQNDRLAVSKLVTSLTKGSVRSPLAQCLLIRYTSQVIRESGISQTGDRPFYDYLESCLRHKAEMVIFEAARAITELNGVTTRELTPAITVLQLFLSSSKPVLRFAAVRTLNKVAMTHPMAVTNCNIDMESLISDQNRSIATLAITTLLKTGNESSVDRLMKQITNFMSDIADEFKIVVVEAIRSLCLKFPLKYRSLMNFLSNILREEGGFEYKKAIVDSIVILIRDIPDAKEGGLLHLCEFIEDCEFTYLSTQILHFLGNEGPKTSDPSKYIRYIYNRVILENATVRASAVSTLAKFGALVDSLKPRIFVLLKRCLFDSDDEVRDRATLYLNTLGGDGAVVETDEEVKEFLFGSLGVPLTNLETSLKNYEPSEEPFDIHSVPKEVKSQPLAEKKAPGKKPTGLAAPPVAPTSTVDAYERLLSSIPEFSSYGKLFKSSAPVELTEAETEYAVNVVKHIFDSHIVFQYNCTNTIPEQLLENVSVIVDASEAEEFSEVASKPLKSLPYDTPGQTFVAFERPEGVPAVGKFSNTLRFIVKEVDPSTGEAEDDGVEDEYQLEDLEVVSADYMLKVGVSNFRNAWESLGDDCEKIDEYGLGPMESLTEAVNAVITLLGMQPCEGTEVVPSNSRSHTCLLSGLYIGNVKVLVRLSFGVGGPKEVAMKLAVRSEDISVSDAIHEIVASG